GCGACCGTAACTAAAAACATCACCCTCGGCACTGGTGTTACCGTGCTGTCGAGTGAAGACCCAGTGCGGGTTTATCAGCGCTTTGCCACGATTGATGCGCTATCAAATGGCCGCGTCGAGATCACTGCTGGCCGCGGTTCGTTCACCGAGTCATTCCCGCTGTTTGGCTATAACCTCAGTGACTACAACGTTCTGTTCGAAGAAAAACTTGAGCTTCTGGTGCAGCTGTGGGGAGAGCAGGCCATCACCTGGTCGGGCACCACCCGCAGTTCACTGCACAACCAAGAGATCTACCCAAAGACTGATCGCGGCCGCATGGGCATCCGGGTTGGTGTTGGTGGTAGCCCAGAGTCTGTGATGCGTGCTGCCCGCCTTGGTCTGCCGCTTGCGCTGGCCATCATCGGTGGCGACCCTGCCCGGTTTGCGCCTTTTGCCAACCTTTACCGTCAGCAGCTCAATGAACTTGGCAAAGAGCAGTTACCCATCTCAATTCACTCACCGGGTCATATTGCCGAAGATGACGAACAGGCGGCCAACGAACTTTGGCCTGCTTACCTGGCTGGTTTTGGTCGCATTGGCCAAGAACGCGGATGGGCTCCGCCGACTCCGCAGCACTTTATGAGTGAGGTTATTCACGGGTCTGTCTATGCAGGTTCACCTGAGACTGTTGCCAAGAAGATTGTTCACGCTATTACCTCAGTAGGCGCTCAGCGTTTTGACCTCAAGTACGCTAACGGCCCAATGCCGCATGAGCGTCTGATGAAGTCAATTGAGCTATACGGTACCGAGGTTATTCCTCGTGTGCGCAAGCTGCTCGAGGCCTTCGAGTAACAGCGCAATTCCAAGCTCAAACGCCTGGTTGCTCGGCAGTCCAAGGGCTGCGTGCTCTGGGGTCACGGCAGCGGTTCCGCTAACCACGCCCAGGCTGTCGGCCTGAATGCGCTGCTGTTCGTGCCAAACCTGGCCCAAAATCAGGTGCAAAATTGCGGCCGCTGCTGTCTCGGCAGTCGCGGCATCAAACCCGCCGCCAGTTAGTGCCTTGGTTAATCGTGCCTGCGCCTGATTGGCACCCAGACCCAAGGCCAGGGTGCTGCTCACAACTT
This portion of the Rhodoluna limnophila genome encodes:
- a CDS encoding LLM class flavin-dependent oxidoreductase, whose protein sequence is MSISKDIKFGLDTFGDMTNDLAGNPQSAGVVLRNVVEQAKLADSLGIDAFNVGEHHRDDFAVSAPDTMLAGIATVTKNITLGTGVTVLSSEDPVRVYQRFATIDALSNGRVEITAGRGSFTESFPLFGYNLSDYNVLFEEKLELLVQLWGEQAITWSGTTRSSLHNQEIYPKTDRGRMGIRVGVGGSPESVMRAARLGLPLALAIIGGDPARFAPFANLYRQQLNELGKEQLPISIHSPGHIAEDDEQAANELWPAYLAGFGRIGQERGWAPPTPQHFMSEVIHGSVYAGSPETVAKKIVHAITSVGAQRFDLKYANGPMPHERLMKSIELYGTEVIPRVRKLLEAFE
- a CDS encoding TetR family transcriptional regulator codes for the protein MSNFTESNGKTLRHTRADVLAAAMKILDELGLPDLTMRRLAATLEVQPSALYWHFANKQTLLACIADEIIDRAQGIGVGLDWKAATRAEAESLRNALLAFRDGAEVVSSTLALGLGANQAQARLTKALTGGGFDAATAETAAAAILHLILGQVWHEQQRIQADSLGVVSGTAAVTPEHAALGLPSNQAFELGIALLLEGLEQLAHTRNNLGTV